A window of the Dissulfurirhabdus thermomarina genome harbors these coding sequences:
- a CDS encoding DUF1614 domain-containing protein: MFRTPFALVLFLCSLLGLAVLFVVVHVGLITVAFDRIGLPPGAVFGVLLASLLGSRVNIPVRRLETGAVAPAARIRALGVTFRVPAAFRPGTVVAVNVGGALVPLLLSAYLMWRWGLWGPPLLGAALVAAAVYPLARPVPGLGIVLPLFVPPVLGAMAGLLLAPPGGAPVVAYVAGTMGTLAGADLLHLKDVRRLGAPVAAIGGAGTFDGIFLSGVLAVLLA, from the coding sequence GTGTTCCGCACCCCCTTCGCCCTGGTCCTCTTCCTCTGTTCCCTGCTGGGCCTGGCCGTCCTCTTCGTGGTGGTCCACGTGGGGCTCATCACCGTGGCCTTCGACCGGATCGGGCTCCCCCCGGGGGCCGTCTTCGGCGTGCTCCTCGCCTCCCTCCTCGGCAGCCGGGTGAACATCCCCGTGCGGCGGCTGGAGACGGGGGCCGTGGCACCGGCCGCCCGGATCCGCGCCCTCGGGGTGACCTTCCGGGTGCCGGCCGCCTTTCGCCCCGGGACGGTGGTGGCGGTCAACGTGGGCGGCGCCCTGGTGCCGCTGCTGCTCTCCGCCTACCTCATGTGGCGGTGGGGGCTGTGGGGCCCGCCGCTTCTCGGGGCGGCCCTGGTGGCCGCCGCCGTCTATCCCCTGGCCCGGCCGGTTCCCGGCCTCGGCATCGTGTTGCCCCTCTTCGTGCCCCCGGTGCTGGGGGCGATGGCCGGTCTCTTGTTGGCCCCGCCGGGGGGCGCGCCGGTGGTGGCCTACGTGGCCGGGACGATGGGGACCCTCGCGGGGGCCGACCTCCTCCACCTGAAGGACGTCCGCCGGCTCGGGGCACCTGTGGCCGCCATCGGCGGCGCCGGGACCTTCGACGGGATCTTTCTTTCGGGGGTGCTGGCGGTCCTCTTGGCCTAG
- a CDS encoding peptidylprolyl isomerase produces MRNLILAAVLLLAMACGPANGDDKDGGVLARVGPYQMTLDQFRRNLASLPPQMKMMLAQDPSLQEKYLERWVQITLLAQEARARKLDRLPEVKARMDDLANTVLAQEMLEREIGAKVSVTDEELKAYYAENKDKFAQPEMVRARHILIRVGQGADEKTRAKAEAKARDIRKQIRKGADFADLAKKYSEDPGTRDKGGELGFFPKGRMVPEFEKAAFALKKGEVSQPVRTAFGYHLIQVEDRKAASVPTLASVEGQVRQQLQQEKQQEALDALLADLEKRYKPEVHKEVLKQADAGTGGGSGTK; encoded by the coding sequence ATGAGAAACCTGATCCTAGCGGCGGTCCTGCTCCTGGCCATGGCCTGCGGCCCGGCCAACGGCGACGACAAGGACGGCGGCGTCCTGGCCCGGGTGGGCCCCTACCAGATGACCCTGGACCAGTTCCGACGCAACCTGGCCTCGCTGCCGCCCCAGATGAAGATGATGCTGGCCCAGGACCCGAGCCTCCAGGAGAAGTATCTCGAGCGCTGGGTGCAGATCACCCTCCTGGCCCAGGAGGCCCGGGCCCGGAAGCTCGACCGGCTCCCCGAGGTCAAGGCCCGCATGGACGACCTCGCCAACACCGTCCTCGCCCAGGAGATGCTCGAGCGGGAGATCGGGGCCAAGGTCTCCGTCACCGACGAGGAACTCAAGGCCTACTACGCCGAGAACAAGGACAAGTTCGCCCAGCCCGAGATGGTCCGGGCCCGGCACATCCTGATCCGGGTGGGCCAGGGCGCCGACGAGAAGACCCGGGCCAAGGCCGAGGCCAAGGCGCGCGACATCCGGAAGCAGATCCGCAAGGGCGCCGACTTCGCCGACCTGGCCAAGAAGTACTCCGAGGACCCCGGCACCCGGGACAAGGGCGGCGAACTCGGCTTCTTCCCGAAGGGCCGCATGGTGCCCGAGTTCGAGAAGGCGGCCTTCGCCCTGAAGAAGGGCGAGGTGAGCCAGCCGGTCCGGACCGCCTTCGGCTACCACCTCATCCAGGTGGAAGACCGCAAGGCCGCCTCCGTGCCCACTCTCGCCTCCGTGGAGGGCCAGGTGCGCCAGCAGCTCCAGCAGGAGAAGCAGCAGGAGGCCCTGGACGCCCTCCTCGCCGACCTCGAGAAGCGCTACAAGCCCGAGGTCCACAAGGAGGTCCTGAAGCAGGCCGACGCCGGCACCGGCGGCGGCAGCGGGACGAAGTAG
- a CDS encoding DegQ family serine endoprotease, whose translation MPWKYSGRGGPRPRPTRPSWALALVVLVLSWCPVQASADDVAGAVALLEQTSKAFASVVEKARPAVVFVQVEKTVERGGGFGHPMEDPFGFFNDPFFRRFFGPQFQPGPRKYRQVGQGSGFIISPDGYILTNNHVVGDADVIKVKLNDGRQFRAKRVGTDPRTDVAVIKVDARGLPVVPLGDSDALRVGEWVIAMGSPFGLVGTVTVGVVSAKGRSRIGINDYEDFIQTDAAINPGNSGGPLLNIRGEVVGMNTAIFSRSGGYMGIGFAIPINMAKVIKDQLVKTGKVVRGWLGVVIQDVDEELARSFKLEKVEGVLVSEVADDSPAARGGLRQGDVILRFNGKKVVDTGELRNQIALTRPGTAVTFDILRNGKHKRLRVVIGEQPTEAAETAAGNELLEKLGFTPQELTPELAEQLGYRMGQGVLVAEVAPASPAAQAGMRPGQLIEEVNHKSTPSLDAFFKALSESEKTGRVLFRIREGRYSRYVAIRIE comes from the coding sequence ATGCCGTGGAAGTACTCCGGGCGGGGGGGTCCCCGCCCGCGCCCAACCCGGCCCTCGTGGGCCCTGGCCCTCGTCGTGCTGGTCCTTTCGTGGTGCCCCGTCCAGGCCTCGGCCGACGACGTGGCGGGGGCCGTGGCGCTCCTCGAGCAGACGTCCAAGGCCTTCGCCAGCGTGGTGGAGAAGGCCCGGCCGGCGGTGGTCTTCGTCCAGGTGGAAAAGACCGTGGAGCGGGGGGGCGGCTTCGGGCACCCCATGGAAGACCCGTTCGGCTTCTTCAACGACCCGTTCTTCCGGCGCTTCTTCGGCCCGCAGTTCCAGCCCGGGCCCCGAAAGTACCGCCAGGTGGGCCAGGGCTCCGGCTTCATCATCAGCCCCGACGGCTACATCCTCACCAACAACCACGTGGTGGGCGACGCCGACGTCATCAAGGTGAAGCTCAACGACGGCCGCCAGTTCCGGGCCAAGCGGGTGGGGACCGACCCGCGGACCGACGTGGCCGTCATCAAGGTGGACGCCCGAGGGCTCCCGGTGGTGCCCCTCGGGGATTCCGACGCCCTGCGGGTGGGCGAGTGGGTGATCGCCATGGGGAGCCCCTTCGGCCTCGTGGGCACGGTCACCGTGGGGGTGGTGAGCGCCAAGGGGCGCAGCCGGATCGGCATCAACGACTACGAGGACTTCATCCAGACCGACGCCGCCATCAACCCGGGCAACTCCGGGGGGCCGCTCCTCAACATCCGGGGCGAGGTGGTGGGCATGAACACCGCCATCTTCTCCCGGAGCGGCGGGTACATGGGGATCGGCTTCGCCATCCCCATCAATATGGCCAAGGTCATCAAGGACCAGCTCGTCAAGACCGGCAAGGTGGTCCGGGGCTGGCTGGGCGTGGTGATCCAGGACGTGGACGAGGAGCTGGCCCGCTCCTTCAAGCTCGAGAAGGTGGAGGGCGTCCTGGTCTCCGAGGTGGCCGACGACTCGCCCGCCGCCCGCGGGGGGCTCCGCCAGGGTGACGTAATCCTGCGCTTCAACGGCAAGAAGGTGGTGGACACCGGCGAACTCCGCAACCAGATCGCCCTCACCCGGCCCGGCACGGCCGTGACCTTCGACATCCTCCGAAACGGCAAGCACAAGCGGCTCCGGGTGGTGATCGGCGAGCAGCCCACGGAGGCCGCCGAGACGGCGGCGGGCAACGAGCTTCTCGAGAAGCTCGGGTTCACGCCCCAGGAGCTCACGCCGGAGCTGGCCGAGCAGCTGGGCTACCGCATGGGCCAGGGGGTGCTGGTGGCCGAGGTGGCCCCGGCGAGCCCGGCGGCCCAGGCGGGCATGCGGCCCGGGCAGCTCATCGAGGAGGTCAACCACAAGTCCACCCCGAGCCTCGACGCCTTCTTCAAGGCGCTGTCCGAGTCCGAGAAGACCGGTCGCGTCCTCTTCCGGATCCGGGAAGGGCGCTACAGCCGCTACGTGGCCATCCGCATCGAGTAG
- the ftsH gene encoding ATP-dependent zinc metalloprotease FtsH has product MDEKRQKLVFSTIYWAVGLALILILPQIWLQAQVQEIHYARFKRLLREGRILQVRLGPERIQGVYLDGPEGLAAKVRSRLAEEGAAPAGGRVSLQALRHRAAELAGGEGLAVLFETVRVEDPGLVAALDAAGTDYAGERESTLGRLFWSTLLPVLFWVGLWFLLVRSMGRPGAGLLSFGRTKARISPERSTGVGFDDVAGCEEAKEELREVVQFLREPDRYRRLGATIPKGVLLVGPPGTGKTLLARALAGEARVPFFSISGSEFVEMFVGVGAARVRDLFDQAKKSAPCIVFVDELDAIGKFRGGGAVPGGNEEREQTLNQLLVEMDGFEPNQGVILLAATNRPEVLDPALLRPGRFDRQVVLDAPDVRGRKAILEVHARGKPLAADVDLGAIALRTPGLAGADLANIMNEAALLAARRGGREIRQADLEEAVEKVLAGPEKKSRRLGDEERRRVAVHEAGHALVAAHCPGAPPVSKISIVPRGRAALGYTLQLPEEERYLVTRAELLDRVCVALGGRAAEILAYGEPSTGAQNDLEHATDMVRALVTRFGMSEKIGPVALARETSPFLRVPGAPPAEQMSPALAEEVDRELRAILDEQARRAGRILEAHRDALDRVVAGLVEREVMSAEEFRHLVEGEEGPPGRTASEG; this is encoded by the coding sequence ATGGACGAAAAGCGCCAGAAGCTCGTATTTTCTACCATTTACTGGGCCGTCGGCCTGGCCCTCATCCTGATCCTGCCCCAGATCTGGCTCCAGGCCCAGGTCCAGGAGATCCACTACGCGCGGTTCAAGCGCCTCCTGCGGGAAGGGCGGATCCTGCAGGTGCGCCTCGGGCCCGAGCGGATCCAGGGGGTCTACCTCGACGGCCCCGAGGGCCTGGCGGCCAAGGTCCGGTCGCGGCTGGCCGAGGAAGGCGCCGCCCCCGCCGGGGGCCGGGTCTCGCTCCAGGCCCTCCGGCACCGGGCGGCGGAGCTCGCCGGCGGCGAGGGCCTCGCGGTGCTCTTCGAGACGGTCCGGGTGGAGGACCCAGGGCTCGTGGCCGCCCTCGATGCCGCCGGCACCGACTACGCCGGGGAGCGCGAGAGCACCCTGGGCCGGCTCTTCTGGAGCACCCTGCTCCCCGTCCTCTTCTGGGTGGGGCTCTGGTTCCTCCTGGTGCGCTCCATGGGGCGCCCCGGCGCGGGGCTCCTCTCCTTCGGCCGGACCAAGGCCCGCATCTCCCCCGAGCGGAGCACCGGGGTGGGCTTCGACGACGTGGCCGGCTGCGAGGAGGCCAAGGAGGAACTCCGGGAGGTGGTCCAGTTCCTCCGGGAGCCCGACCGCTACCGCCGGCTCGGGGCCACCATTCCCAAGGGGGTCCTGCTGGTGGGCCCCCCGGGAACGGGGAAGACCCTGCTCGCCCGGGCCCTGGCCGGTGAGGCCCGGGTCCCCTTCTTCAGCATCTCGGGGTCGGAGTTCGTGGAGATGTTCGTGGGCGTGGGGGCGGCCCGGGTCCGCGACCTCTTCGACCAGGCCAAGAAGAGCGCCCCGTGCATCGTCTTCGTGGACGAGCTGGACGCCATCGGCAAGTTCCGGGGCGGCGGGGCGGTGCCCGGCGGCAACGAGGAGCGGGAGCAAACTCTCAACCAGCTCCTGGTGGAGATGGACGGCTTCGAGCCCAACCAGGGGGTCATCCTGCTGGCCGCCACCAACCGCCCGGAGGTCCTGGACCCGGCGCTGCTCCGGCCGGGCCGGTTCGACCGCCAGGTGGTGCTCGACGCCCCGGACGTCCGGGGCCGGAAGGCCATTCTCGAGGTCCACGCCCGGGGCAAGCCCCTGGCCGCCGACGTGGACCTCGGCGCCATCGCGCTGCGGACCCCGGGGCTGGCCGGGGCGGACCTCGCCAACATCATGAACGAGGCGGCGCTGCTCGCCGCCCGCCGGGGCGGCCGGGAGATCCGCCAGGCCGATCTCGAGGAGGCCGTGGAGAAGGTGCTGGCCGGGCCCGAGAAGAAGAGCCGCCGGCTGGGCGACGAGGAGCGGCGGCGGGTCGCCGTCCACGAGGCGGGCCACGCCCTGGTGGCCGCGCACTGCCCCGGGGCGCCCCCGGTGAGCAAGATCTCCATCGTGCCCCGGGGACGGGCGGCCCTGGGCTACACCTTGCAGCTGCCCGAGGAGGAGCGCTATCTTGTGACCCGCGCGGAGCTCCTCGACAGGGTCTGCGTGGCCCTCGGCGGCCGGGCCGCCGAGATCCTGGCCTACGGCGAGCCGAGCACCGGGGCCCAGAACGACCTCGAGCACGCCACCGACATGGTCCGGGCCCTGGTGACCCGCTTCGGGATGAGCGAGAAGATCGGCCCCGTGGCCCTGGCCCGCGAGACGTCCCCCTTCCTCCGGGTGCCGGGGGCGCCGCCCGCCGAGCAGATGAGCCCGGCGCTGGCCGAGGAGGTGGACCGCGAACTCCGCGCCATCCTCGACGAGCAGGCCCGGCGGGCCGGCCGGATCCTCGAGGCCCACCGCGACGCCCTGGACCGGGTGGTGGCCGGGCTCGTGGAGCGGGAGGTCATGAGCGCCGAGGAGTTCCGGCACCTGGTGGAGGGGGAGGAGGGCCCCCCTGGGAGGACCGCTTCGGAAGGGTGA